One genomic window of Bacillota bacterium includes the following:
- a CDS encoding ABC transporter permease: protein MGLIWQGIVQAFEMMIYGDRELYQIAWLTVQVTGTATLVSIFLGIPLGTLLGLSAFPGRKVVQSLLNSTLGLPPVVVGLWVSLLLWRSGPLGFLGLMYTPTALVIAQVVIAMPRVAALTMAGVMQVDDAVSAQLSGMGANRWQLLWLVIRESHLSIIAACLAGFGAVVAEVGAAMAVGGNIRGQTRILSTAIVLEVNRGNFDLALALSFILMTFSYVVAMVLTFMQQRRYRGA, encoded by the coding sequence ATGGGGCTAATTTGGCAGGGGATCGTACAAGCTTTTGAAATGATGATCTATGGTGACCGTGAGCTCTATCAAATTGCCTGGCTCACGGTACAAGTCACCGGCACGGCGACCTTAGTCAGCATTTTTTTAGGCATTCCCTTGGGTACACTTCTGGGGCTATCCGCCTTCCCCGGACGAAAGGTGGTGCAGAGCCTTCTGAATTCTACCTTAGGCCTGCCGCCCGTAGTGGTGGGCCTATGGGTTAGTTTGCTCCTCTGGCGCAGCGGGCCGCTCGGCTTTCTCGGTCTCATGTACACGCCCACTGCTCTGGTAATAGCACAGGTGGTTATCGCCATGCCGCGGGTGGCGGCTCTCACCATGGCAGGGGTGATGCAGGTAGATGATGCTGTTTCGGCGCAACTATCCGGGATGGGGGCGAATCGTTGGCAGCTACTATGGCTCGTAATTCGCGAATCGCACCTTAGCATTATCGCGGCCTGTCTGGCTGGTTTTGGGGCTGTGGTTGCTGAAGTTGGCGCGGCCATGGCCGTGGGGGGAAATATCCGCGGGCAAACGCGCATTTTGAGCACAGCCATTGTGCTCGAAGTAAATCGCGGCAACTTCGACCTAGCCCTCGCCTTGAGCTTTATACTCATGACCTTTTCTTATGTGGTGGCCATGGTGCTCACTTTTATGCAGCAAAGGAGATACCGGGGTGCTTGA
- a CDS encoding NCS2 family nucleobase:cation symporter, which translates to MSDLQREPAIRAGDEISLNKQLVFGLQHLFTMFGATVLVPILTGLNISVALFTAGVGTLFFHWVTKGKVPVFLGSSFAFIAALQLVIKEHGLGAAQGGIIAAGLVYLGVAALVYFVGPGILHRLFPPIVIGPVIAVIGLSLAPVAIKMSTGNWGLAIFSLSIVVSVSMFFKGFFKMVPVLFGLAGGYLAALVFGLVDFTPIQEAAWLAVPPFTWPTFNLAAIAIMAPIAIATAVEHFGDIMAVGTTVENDFVKDPGLHRTLIGDGIATAIAGFFGGPANTTYSENTGVLALTRVWHPVIMRWAAVLAIGIAFVQKIGGFISTIPTAVVGGIAIILFGMIAAIGVRTVVENKVDMSKSRNLIVSSVIFVLGIGGAAFNLGGGVKFEGIGLAAIVGILLNQLLPQE; encoded by the coding sequence ATGTCAGACCTACAGAGAGAACCCGCCATACGTGCGGGAGACGAGATTTCTTTAAACAAACAACTCGTTTTTGGCTTGCAGCATCTCTTTACCATGTTCGGCGCCACCGTGCTCGTGCCTATACTCACCGGTCTCAATATCTCAGTCGCCCTCTTTACCGCTGGGGTGGGGACGCTCTTCTTTCATTGGGTTACGAAGGGCAAAGTGCCGGTCTTTCTCGGTAGTTCTTTTGCCTTCATCGCAGCGCTGCAGTTAGTCATTAAGGAGCATGGGCTGGGAGCGGCACAAGGTGGTATTATAGCGGCAGGGCTTGTCTACTTGGGCGTGGCCGCGCTCGTCTACTTTGTGGGCCCAGGTATTCTTCATCGTCTCTTTCCACCTATAGTTATCGGCCCGGTCATCGCCGTTATCGGTCTTAGTCTAGCACCCGTGGCCATTAAAATGTCGACAGGGAACTGGGGTCTTGCTATTTTCTCTCTTTCTATAGTCGTCTCTGTGTCGATGTTTTTTAAGGGTTTCTTCAAAATGGTACCTGTCCTCTTTGGCTTGGCGGGAGGGTATCTCGCGGCTCTTGTCTTTGGTCTAGTCGACTTTACACCCATACAAGAGGCAGCCTGGTTGGCCGTACCCCCTTTCACTTGGCCGACCTTTAACCTAGCTGCCATTGCCATTATGGCACCCATTGCGATTGCCACTGCGGTAGAGCATTTTGGGGACATTATGGCTGTGGGCACGACAGTCGAAAATGACTTTGTTAAAGACCCAGGGCTCCATCGCACCCTTATCGGTGACGGCATAGCCACAGCCATTGCGGGCTTTTTTGGCGGGCCAGCGAATACGACCTACTCTGAGAACACTGGAGTCTTGGCCTTGACCCGTGTCTGGCATCCTGTCATTATGCGCTGGGCTGCCGTACTAGCTATCGGCATCGCCTTTGTACAAAAAATAGGCGGCTTTATATCCACAATACCTACGGCGGTTGTGGGGGGCATCGCCATCATATTATTCGGCATGATTGCGGCTATCGGCGTAAGAACCGTCGTCGAAAACAAAGTTGATATGTCTAAGTCCCGCAATCTTATCGTCAGTTCGGTAATCTTTGTCCTAGGGATAGGGGGCGCGGCCTTTAACTTGGGGGGCGGCGTAAAATTCGAAGGCATTGGCCTCGCGGCGATTGTGGGGATCTTACTAAATCAGTTGCTGCCACAAGAGTAG
- a CDS encoding xanthine dehydrogenase family protein molybdopterin-binding subunit gives MERSYVGKSHPRIDGPAKALGAAKYIADLKLPNMLYVKVLRSPHPHARLVKIDLSQAESLPGVQAVLSGRECPQKLGLYLVDRPIFAVDKVRFVGEPVAAVAATSLRLAEQAVKLILVEYELLPPVLDLQTALASNAPLVHENLHEYSYIPNVFFPVAHTNIANHAKVRKGSVEDGFRLSDFVFEHSYHVPQMQHVPIEPHGSVAQMDMTGKITVWSSCQSPNAVRKLAAVAFGLPEGRIRVITPEVGGGFGGKAGIGLEGIVIALAIRAAPYPVRLILDREEVFFGTSVRQGLKARIKTGYSKAGRLLAQEAELLWDGGAYTEYGVNIVRAAAYSSAGPYDITHVKTDSYCIYTNSPVGGPFRGFGMGELHWALEQQIDMIANKLGMDPVAIRELNAARDGTTNATGEVLRDIGLDKCIAETARLIGMDTPPIEKHRGKGIACMVKGPSTPGTAASAAFLKVNEDGSVNLSLSATEIGQGMQTVMAQIVAEELGITPDMVHVNAPDTDYCPYEWQTVASRITYSTGNAVRRAAAEARHKLLALAAEKLGALPEELTIAKGAIARRSGEGAKTSVKELSLGLSLPSGAGLGGPIMGTGYFIPDGIHGMDPATGQTPKVTSHWTFGAQAAEVAVDVETGKVDVLRVAAVYDTGFVLNPLLALGQVEGGIMQGISVALYEELRMHGGRVQNPSFVDYKIVTAAEVPEMLVSFVETPLEDGPYGARGFGEHTMVPTAPAIANAVYAAVGVRITDLPITPEKILAALKELEKLRPVHDTMLVGIEPLDHEVGG, from the coding sequence ATGGAGAGGTCCTATGTCGGTAAGAGTCATCCCCGTATTGATGGCCCGGCCAAGGCTTTAGGTGCCGCGAAATACATCGCCGACCTTAAGTTGCCTAATATGCTATATGTGAAAGTGCTTAGGAGCCCACACCCACATGCGCGCCTAGTTAAGATTGATCTCAGCCAGGCAGAGAGTCTGCCAGGCGTGCAGGCCGTGCTTTCTGGGCGGGAGTGCCCGCAAAAATTAGGTCTGTACCTCGTGGATCGCCCTATTTTTGCAGTGGACAAAGTGCGTTTTGTGGGCGAGCCTGTGGCGGCAGTAGCGGCGACAAGCCTGCGCCTAGCCGAGCAGGCCGTAAAGCTTATCCTAGTCGAGTATGAGCTGCTACCCCCTGTACTCGACCTACAAACAGCGCTAGCTAGTAACGCCCCCCTGGTGCATGAAAACTTGCACGAGTACTCCTACATCCCCAATGTCTTCTTTCCGGTCGCTCATACGAATATCGCCAACCATGCCAAGGTGAGAAAAGGCAGTGTTGAAGATGGTTTTCGTTTGAGCGATTTTGTTTTTGAGCACAGCTATCATGTGCCGCAGATGCAGCATGTGCCCATTGAGCCGCACGGCTCGGTGGCACAGATGGATATGACAGGCAAGATTACCGTTTGGAGCAGCTGCCAGTCGCCTAATGCTGTGCGCAAGTTGGCGGCGGTCGCTTTTGGCCTGCCAGAAGGACGTATACGCGTGATCACCCCAGAGGTGGGGGGAGGTTTCGGCGGTAAAGCGGGCATTGGCCTTGAAGGGATAGTTATTGCTTTGGCCATTCGTGCGGCGCCGTACCCTGTCCGGTTGATCTTGGACAGGGAAGAAGTGTTTTTTGGCACCTCTGTCAGGCAGGGCCTTAAAGCCAGAATAAAGACGGGCTACTCCAAGGCCGGGCGCCTACTGGCGCAAGAGGCAGAACTTCTTTGGGACGGTGGCGCCTACACGGAGTACGGCGTCAACATAGTCCGGGCGGCGGCTTATTCGTCGGCTGGCCCCTACGACATCACCCATGTAAAAACAGATTCGTACTGCATCTACACTAATTCGCCTGTGGGTGGCCCTTTTCGCGGTTTTGGCATGGGAGAATTGCATTGGGCCTTAGAGCAGCAGATTGACATGATTGCCAACAAGCTTGGCATGGACCCCGTGGCCATTAGGGAGCTCAATGCGGCTCGCGATGGCACGACCAATGCTACAGGTGAAGTGCTCAGAGACATCGGTCTAGATAAATGCATTGCCGAAACGGCCCGCCTTATTGGAATGGATACGCCGCCCATAGAAAAACATCGTGGCAAGGGTATTGCCTGCATGGTCAAAGGGCCCTCAACACCGGGGACAGCCGCCTCAGCCGCGTTTCTGAAAGTTAACGAGGACGGCAGTGTCAACTTATCGCTTAGTGCGACCGAAATAGGCCAAGGCATGCAGACGGTGATGGCGCAAATTGTGGCTGAAGAGCTGGGCATTACTCCGGACATGGTGCATGTAAATGCGCCCGATACAGATTACTGTCCCTATGAATGGCAGACTGTGGCCAGCAGGATTACCTACTCCACGGGGAATGCCGTGCGCCGTGCCGCAGCAGAGGCTAGGCATAAGCTCCTGGCGTTGGCGGCAGAGAAGCTCGGTGCACTGCCTGAGGAGCTGACGATAGCCAAGGGTGCTATCGCACGTCGAAGCGGCGAGGGCGCGAAGACTAGTGTTAAGGAATTGTCTTTAGGGTTATCTTTGCCAAGTGGTGCAGGCCTAGGCGGCCCCATTATGGGGACGGGCTACTTTATACCCGATGGCATACATGGCATGGACCCCGCCACAGGGCAGACGCCTAAGGTTACGTCACACTGGACTTTTGGCGCACAAGCGGCAGAAGTAGCGGTAGATGTAGAGACAGGCAAGGTGGATGTTCTGCGCGTGGCCGCCGTTTACGACACCGGCTTTGTGCTAAACCCCTTGCTGGCGCTCGGGCAGGTGGAGGGCGGTATCATGCAGGGGATTAGTGTCGCGCTCTATGAAGAACTAAGAATGCATGGGGGGCGCGTACAGAACCCATCTTTTGTGGATTACAAGATCGTCACCGCAGCGGAAGTACCAGAGATGCTCGTAAGTTTTGTGGAAACACCGCTTGAGGATGGCCCTTACGGGGCGCGTGGTTTTGGCGAGCACACCATGGTGCCTACCGCACCCGCTATCGCCAATGCCGTTTATGCCGCCGTTGGGGTGCGCATTACAGACTTGCCGATCACACCAGAGAAAATTCTCGCGGCTCTTAAAGAACTAGAGAAATTAAGACCAGTACATGATACTATGTTAGTCGGCATAGAGCCACTGGACCATGAGGTGGGGGGATAG
- a CDS encoding 2Fe-2S iron-sulfur cluster binding domain-containing protein has protein sequence MVEPFARLLDVLRDDLDLTGTKEGCGGGECGACTVLLDGESVNSCLVLALEVMGKSVVTVEGLSNHLELDRLQQAFIDEGAIQCGFCTPGMLLSAKALLARQKAPTVQEIRDGLSGNLCRCTGYERIVVAVSKACAKDN, from the coding sequence ATGGTCGAGCCTTTTGCCCGACTCTTGGATGTGCTGCGGGATGACCTTGATCTCACCGGCACCAAAGAAGGGTGCGGGGGTGGGGAGTGCGGGGCTTGCACCGTACTTCTTGATGGCGAGAGCGTGAACTCGTGTCTTGTCCTGGCGCTTGAGGTTATGGGAAAAAGCGTGGTGACGGTTGAGGGGCTCTCGAATCACTTGGAGCTAGATAGACTGCAGCAAGCGTTTATCGATGAAGGCGCCATACAGTGCGGTTTCTGTACGCCCGGCATGTTACTTTCGGCTAAAGCTTTGCTCGCGCGTCAGAAAGCACCTACGGTGCAAGAAATAAGAGACGGCTTAAGTGGCAATCTCTGTCGCTGTACAGGCTACGAACGCATTGTGGTGGCAGTGAGTAAAGCCTGCGCCAAAGATAATTAA
- a CDS encoding xanthine dehydrogenase family protein subunit M, protein MWNEFEYLVPNSWAEACNFLASNPYTAKVYAGGTDILVRCREGHLKPEYLVDIKHLPGSRAIGANSDGGISIGAATPLNEIERFLPDRLGFQALRQAVHSVGSYQIRNRASLGGNICNASPAADTVPALLILGAALSIVGAIGERSVPLCDFFLGPGKTVLKQGEIVKSIELPFLDERAVSVYIKTARTKAVDLAQVGVAMLLLPGRRISVALGAVAPKPLRVLAVEEIRPQAVWTKEDLEIVVSQVVAAASPITDLRATAEYRRHLVAVQTGRALRELLSLCSPRENGGMSSEETT, encoded by the coding sequence ATGTGGAATGAATTTGAGTACCTGGTGCCGAACTCATGGGCTGAAGCTTGTAATTTTCTCGCCTCTAACCCGTACACAGCGAAGGTTTATGCCGGAGGAACAGATATCTTAGTCCGCTGTCGCGAGGGGCATCTTAAGCCGGAATACCTCGTTGACATCAAGCATCTACCTGGGTCACGAGCAATAGGCGCGAATAGCGACGGGGGAATCAGTATTGGTGCCGCTACCCCCCTTAATGAGATTGAGCGATTTCTGCCAGATAGACTAGGGTTTCAGGCTTTGCGACAGGCCGTTCATTCTGTAGGCAGCTACCAAATCAGAAATCGGGCCAGTCTAGGGGGTAATATATGTAATGCCTCCCCTGCGGCTGACACTGTGCCCGCCTTGCTCATCTTGGGAGCAGCTTTGTCCATAGTAGGCGCTATTGGAGAGCGGAGTGTGCCCCTGTGTGACTTCTTCCTTGGACCGGGCAAAACTGTTCTTAAGCAGGGTGAAATCGTTAAGAGCATTGAACTGCCTTTCTTAGATGAGAGAGCGGTCAGTGTATATATTAAGACAGCGCGCACTAAGGCCGTCGACCTAGCCCAAGTAGGGGTCGCCATGCTACTACTGCCAGGCAGGAGGATCAGCGTCGCCCTAGGCGCTGTTGCGCCAAAACCTTTGCGCGTGCTGGCGGTGGAAGAGATAAGGCCACAGGCCGTCTGGACGAAGGAAGACCTAGAAATAGTCGTGTCCCAAGTAGTGGCCGCGGCATCGCCGATAACTGATTTACGTGCCACGGCAGAATACCGTCGCCACTTAGTGGCCGTGCAAACGGGGCGCGCACTTAGGGAGCTTTTGTCGCTTTGTTCACCGCGAGAAAACGGAGGCATGTCGAGTGAAGAGACAACTTAG
- a CDS encoding carbon-nitrogen hydrolase family protein, which yields MRRVKVAGVQIAPLPNDIPGSLNKVVAWMDKAVAKTGAELIVFPESVTTGFMPAMSAEDLWDRVDFIPGRLTDPICSAAKRLGVYVVFPTYERGQERGVVYNSAALIDPQGAVVGVYRKTHPFPGEQVERGGWTTAGTEAKVYDTLFGKVGMIICYDGDFPELSRVLAMQGAEIIVRPSAFLRSFDIWNLTTTARAYDNHVYVIAVNAVGTDAGNVHYFGNSMIVSPIAERLAQARTQEELLYAELDPDPLQYASYGIDSPMLFNHLEDRNILSYQGILVKAPSPFKPVRKE from the coding sequence GTGCGTAGGGTGAAAGTCGCAGGGGTGCAAATAGCCCCCCTGCCTAATGACATACCGGGTAGCCTAAACAAGGTTGTGGCGTGGATGGATAAAGCAGTGGCTAAGACGGGGGCAGAGCTAATCGTCTTCCCCGAGTCTGTCACCACCGGTTTTATGCCGGCGATGTCTGCCGAAGACTTGTGGGATAGAGTAGATTTCATCCCCGGTCGACTTACCGACCCCATATGTAGCGCTGCCAAGCGCCTAGGGGTCTATGTAGTCTTTCCTACTTATGAGCGTGGGCAGGAGCGCGGGGTGGTCTATAATTCGGCAGCGCTTATCGACCCACAAGGCGCAGTAGTGGGTGTCTACCGCAAAACGCATCCTTTCCCCGGCGAGCAGGTGGAGCGCGGTGGGTGGACGACAGCAGGCACCGAAGCTAAGGTCTATGACACTCTCTTCGGCAAAGTGGGCATGATTATCTGCTACGATGGCGACTTTCCGGAGTTATCGCGAGTGTTGGCCATGCAGGGCGCCGAAATTATTGTCAGACCCTCTGCCTTTTTGCGCAGCTTCGACATCTGGAATTTAACCACGACCGCACGCGCCTACGACAACCATGTCTATGTCATCGCCGTCAATGCGGTGGGAACAGATGCCGGAAATGTACATTACTTTGGCAATAGCATGATAGTCAGCCCCATAGCCGAGCGCTTAGCACAGGCGCGAACACAAGAAGAATTGCTCTACGCGGAGCTTGACCCGGACCCTCTGCAGTATGCGAGCTATGGCATAGACTCCCCCATGCTCTTTAATCATCTGGAGGACCGAAATATCCTGAGTTACCAGGGCATTTTAGTTAAGGCCCCAAGCCCCTTTAAGCCCGTGCGTAAGGAGTGA
- a CDS encoding cyclase family protein — MLNNWNQVKMYDLTQPLSHLTPAWPTYEPLQIKFFKRLCPNGANGQIITTSNHVGTHLDGSLHFCTNGRDIASIPLTDLIGPGVVVDLSDMAEDYGLYTSKDITDRVEVKEGDILLIHTGYIKYSWDQPGADEVRYMVKHPGPTREFAAWCRKMKLKWIGVDCGSADHPMNTKIREWAPREAKEADLYLRRKYGRSLEETFPGEDYQLMHLDLFPDDIIHAENVGGELSKILNRRLIIGCFPWRLVGGESSICRIVAFDAPE; from the coding sequence ATGCTAAACAATTGGAACCAAGTCAAAATGTACGACCTCACGCAGCCGCTCAGTCACCTCACTCCAGCCTGGCCCACCTACGAGCCACTGCAGATTAAATTCTTTAAGCGCCTCTGCCCAAACGGCGCTAACGGCCAAATCATTACCACGAGCAACCATGTCGGCACACACCTAGACGGCTCCCTGCATTTTTGTACGAACGGTCGTGACATCGCCTCTATTCCCCTGACCGATTTAATCGGCCCCGGCGTGGTCGTCGATTTAAGCGACATGGCCGAAGACTATGGTCTCTATACGTCGAAGGACATTACTGACCGCGTGGAGGTCAAAGAAGGCGACATCTTACTTATACATACGGGCTATATAAAATACTCCTGGGACCAGCCAGGAGCAGATGAAGTGCGGTACATGGTAAAGCACCCTGGGCCAACGCGCGAATTCGCCGCTTGGTGCCGCAAAATGAAACTGAAGTGGATCGGTGTTGACTGCGGCAGCGCCGACCACCCCATGAACACCAAGATTCGCGAATGGGCTCCCCGCGAGGCCAAAGAAGCCGACCTTTACTTAAGACGCAAGTACGGACGCTCGCTCGAAGAAACTTTCCCCGGGGAAGACTACCAGCTCATGCACCTTGACCTCTTCCCGGACGACATTATCCACGCCGAGAACGTCGGCGGTGAGCTAAGCAAAATATTAAATCGTCGCCTTATTATTGGCTGCTTCCCCTGGCGTCTCGTGGGCGGTGAGTCTTCTATCTGCCGCATCGTCGCCTTTGATGCCCCCGAGTAG
- a CDS encoding molybdopterin-binding protein — protein MQKIRVQDAVGAILAHDITRIVPGEFKGVAFKKGHQVRAEDIPLLQDLGKEHIFVWREEVGLLHENEAARRIAMACAGEGITLTGASEGKINFLARERSLLKVNVPALHSVNSVPEVIVATRHSNQVVQAGTVLAGTRVIPLVIPLARIAQVEELCSRQGPVLWTKPLLRKTVGLITTGNEVYHGRIADKFGPVMAAKMAAFDCPMLPQIIVPDDSEIIAKKILSLLHEGAEIVAVSGGMSVDPDDVTPRGISLAGAELVSYGAPVLPGSMFLLAYLGDVPIVGLPGCVMYCATTILDLVLPRLLAGERVSRDDFVALGHGGLCLACEVCRYPVCPFGK, from the coding sequence ATGCAAAAGATTAGAGTGCAGGACGCGGTGGGGGCTATCCTCGCCCATGACATTACGAGAATAGTGCCCGGCGAATTTAAGGGGGTGGCTTTTAAGAAGGGCCATCAAGTGAGGGCTGAAGACATACCCCTGCTGCAGGATCTGGGCAAAGAGCATATTTTTGTCTGGCGCGAGGAAGTAGGGCTGTTGCATGAGAATGAAGCGGCGCGGCGCATTGCCATGGCTTGTGCAGGGGAAGGGATAACCTTGACGGGCGCCTCCGAAGGAAAGATTAACTTCTTAGCGCGCGAGCGCTCCTTACTAAAAGTCAATGTGCCCGCCTTGCACAGTGTTAACTCCGTGCCCGAGGTCATTGTCGCTACACGCCATAGTAACCAAGTAGTTCAGGCGGGGACGGTGCTAGCGGGAACGCGCGTCATACCCTTGGTTATTCCCCTAGCGCGCATTGCCCAAGTCGAAGAGCTGTGCTCTCGCCAGGGCCCAGTGCTATGGACTAAGCCCTTGCTGCGAAAAACAGTAGGTCTTATTACCACCGGCAATGAAGTCTACCATGGGCGCATTGCCGACAAGTTCGGTCCAGTTATGGCGGCCAAGATGGCGGCCTTCGATTGCCCCATGCTGCCCCAAATCATTGTGCCAGATGATAGCGAGATAATAGCGAAAAAAATACTATCCCTGCTCCACGAGGGGGCAGAGATAGTAGCGGTGAGTGGAGGCATGTCGGTAGACCCCGACGATGTCACGCCGAGAGGAATCTCTCTAGCAGGGGCAGAGCTTGTCTCCTACGGTGCGCCGGTCTTGCCTGGCTCCATGTTTCTTTTGGCCTACCTAGGCGATGTGCCCATTGTTGGTCTGCCGGGCTGCGTTATGTACTGTGCCACGACCATACTTGACCTGGTTCTACCGCGCCTCTTAGCCGGCGAGCGAGTGAGCCGCGACGATTTCGTCGCCCTAGGGCATGGGGGACTGTGCCTTGCTTGCGAAGTATGTCGCTACCCTGTCTGCCCTTTCGGCAAGTAG
- the yqeC gene encoding putative selenium-dependent hydroxylase accessory protein YqeC, producing MNIRQSMRVEQGDIVAFIGAGGKTTLMFRLASELASQGPVLVTTTTKMYHPDRTFPEGTFADATILATTIEDAVAGLQAKWLDKNIVVLGAGQDHEQKLFGIPSAWVARLQSAFPQCVILVEADGAAGRLLKGHLPHEPVVPPSATLVVTVASLLALRKPLDAAVVHRPEVVAELIGAALGERLTPLVLAQVVERAVSLAKGQAPSARHLVWLNTGAMQTEAANDLLKDGRLVARYLAPLSVAIGEARAPRPVEEVWPPETAVVGVVLAAGLSSRLNGEKLLLPWQGKPLVRHSVEALLWSSLGRVLVVVGHRGEEVRNALLGLPVEVVDNREYRSGLGLSVRAALAHIESDITSPRCGVLFALGDQPGLRWSTVDTLLSEYWSQERAIVYPLFDGRRGNPVIFPPDLYGELRLLQGDTGGKEVMSRHSERLFGVAVDDKAVIEDVDCREDYVKLVENGL from the coding sequence GTGAATATTAGGCAAAGTATGCGAGTAGAGCAGGGCGACATTGTCGCCTTTATAGGTGCCGGCGGCAAGACCACCCTGATGTTTCGACTGGCTAGTGAGCTAGCCAGCCAGGGCCCGGTCCTTGTAACCACTACGACTAAAATGTATCATCCTGACCGCACCTTTCCGGAGGGCACTTTTGCCGACGCCACTATCTTGGCGACTACCATAGAGGATGCTGTCGCAGGGCTACAAGCGAAGTGGCTAGACAAGAATATCGTGGTCCTCGGGGCAGGGCAGGACCATGAGCAGAAGCTCTTTGGCATCCCCAGTGCTTGGGTTGCTCGGCTACAGAGTGCTTTTCCGCAGTGCGTGATACTGGTTGAAGCAGACGGCGCCGCAGGCAGGCTTCTTAAGGGGCACCTTCCTCACGAACCTGTCGTACCGCCAAGCGCCACTCTAGTTGTCACGGTGGCCTCCCTTCTGGCTCTGCGAAAACCGCTCGACGCCGCTGTGGTGCACCGCCCTGAAGTCGTGGCAGAACTAATTGGTGCAGCGCTAGGCGAGCGGCTAACACCCCTAGTGCTGGCCCAGGTAGTTGAGCGAGCTGTCTCTTTGGCTAAAGGGCAAGCCCCCTCGGCACGACATCTTGTTTGGCTTAACACGGGTGCCATGCAGACAGAGGCAGCCAATGATTTGCTGAAAGATGGTCGGCTGGTGGCGCGCTACCTGGCTCCGTTATCTGTCGCCATTGGTGAGGCGCGTGCTCCTCGCCCCGTAGAGGAAGTGTGGCCCCCGGAGACTGCGGTGGTAGGTGTGGTCTTGGCCGCTGGTTTATCGAGTCGCTTAAACGGAGAAAAGCTACTCTTGCCCTGGCAAGGCAAGCCCTTAGTGCGGCATAGTGTGGAAGCGCTGCTCTGGTCTTCTTTGGGCAGGGTGCTAGTGGTGGTGGGCCATCGCGGTGAGGAAGTGCGCAATGCGCTACTTGGTCTACCCGTGGAGGTAGTCGACAATAGGGAGTACCGCTCTGGCCTAGGTCTCTCGGTGCGTGCCGCGCTAGCCCACATAGAAAGCGACATCACTAGTCCTCGTTGCGGGGTCTTATTTGCACTAGGTGATCAGCCCGGCCTGAGATGGAGCACGGTGGATACCTTGCTAAGCGAATATTGGTCGCAGGAGAGGGCTATTGTCTACCCTCTCTTTGACGGAAGGCGTGGCAACCCCGTCATCTTTCCCCCCGATCTCTATGGCGAGCTGCGCCTTCTGCAGGGCGATACAGGCGGTAAAGAAGTGATGAGCCGCCATAGTGAGCGCCTGTTTGGGGTGGCGGTGGACGATAAGGCTGTGATAGAGGACGTTGATTGCCGAGAGGACTACGTGAAATTAGTCGAGAATGGGCTATAG